From the genome of Halictus rubicundus isolate RS-2024b chromosome 2, iyHalRubi1_principal, whole genome shotgun sequence, one region includes:
- the Dh44 gene encoding corticotropin-releasing diuretic hormone 44 isoform X2: protein MVFIKILMSFFLITMTQSQPLSYNTYDERELSRERAPFLLLINHRIPDLENEMFDSSNDPGSTLVRTKRIGSLSIVNNLDVLRQRVLLELARRKAMQDQQQVDANRRLLDVIGKRSLPLFTGGMNKPISRTRNGLEFAIDQEEKIHDRSMAPEKLPGRLDDWLQVQANELRVL, encoded by the exons ATGGTTTTCATCAAGATCCTGATGTCCTTCTTCCTGATTACTATGACACAAAGTCAACCGTTGTCATATAACACCTACGACGAAAGGGAGCTATCCCGGGAAAGAGCGCCATTTTTGCTGCTAATCAATCATCGGATCCCGGACTTGGAG AACGAGATGTTCGACTCGAGTAACGATCCTGGATCAACGCTGGTCCGGACCAAGCGGATTGGATCTCTGTCGATCGTGAACAACCTGGACGTGCTTCGTCAAAGAGTGCTCCTCGAATTGGCTCGGCGCAAAGCGATGCAAGATCAACAGCAGGTCGATGCTAATCGTCGCCTGTTGGACGTGATCGGCAAGAGATCGTTGCCCCTGTTCACCGGAGGCATGAACAAGCCCATCTCGAGAACGAGGAACGGCCTCGAGTTCGCGATCGACCAGGAGGAAAAGATACACGACCGAAGTATGGCGCCGGAGAAGCTTCCAGGAAGACTGGATGACTGGCTCCAG GTGCAGGCGAACGAATTGCGTGTACTCTAA
- the Dh44 gene encoding corticotropin-releasing diuretic hormone 44 isoform X1: MVFIKILMSFFLITMTQSQPLSYNTYDERELSRERAPFLLLINHRIPDLENEMFDSSNDPGSTLVRTKRIGSLSIVNNLDVLRQRVLLELARRKAMQDQQQVDANRRLLDVIGKRSLPLFTGGMNKPISRTRNGLEFAIDQEEKIHDRSMAPEKLPGRLDDWLQVNDAAFRERHDDQTRRVQANELRVL; encoded by the exons ATGGTTTTCATCAAGATCCTGATGTCCTTCTTCCTGATTACTATGACACAAAGTCAACCGTTGTCATATAACACCTACGACGAAAGGGAGCTATCCCGGGAAAGAGCGCCATTTTTGCTGCTAATCAATCATCGGATCCCGGACTTGGAG AACGAGATGTTCGACTCGAGTAACGATCCTGGATCAACGCTGGTCCGGACCAAGCGGATTGGATCTCTGTCGATCGTGAACAACCTGGACGTGCTTCGTCAAAGAGTGCTCCTCGAATTGGCTCGGCGCAAAGCGATGCAAGATCAACAGCAGGTCGATGCTAATCGTCGCCTGTTGGACGTGATCGGCAAGAGATCGTTGCCCCTGTTCACCGGAGGCATGAACAAGCCCATCTCGAGAACGAGGAACGGCCTCGAGTTCGCGATCGACCAGGAGGAAAAGATACACGACCGAAGTATGGCGCCGGAGAAGCTTCCAGGAAGACTGGATGACTGGCTCCAGGTAAACGATGCCGCTTTTCGAGAAAGACACGACGACCAGACACGAAGG GTGCAGGCGAACGAATTGCGTGTACTCTAA